A genomic region of Jeotgalibaca ciconiae contains the following coding sequences:
- a CDS encoding gluconokinase, which produces MSYRIGVDIGTTSLKAVLYDDQVRVVDAASASYKTCYPEPGRAEQDPKDIFQAFQQAILEIVSKKPRVKISELMFSSAMHSIIAVSKDGSPLTNCILWSDNRAVNHIENFKKEENWREFYQKTGTPIHSMSPFAKLLWMKQETNLLADTYKFIGIKEYLFWRICETYVVDYSIASATGLFDLENLTWDKEILQFLSLHKNQLSKPVSVTADFSFKDKETAESFGLTEETKLIVGASDGCLANLGSGAVNQGDAALTIGTSGAIRMTVDKPLLDRDGRTFCYYLSEGKWVIGGAVNNGGNVIQWLNSLLFMEENRLFSELPQIIRETKAGSNGLLFFPYLNGERAPFWDGKMLGSYQGLGIYHKKADIVRATIEGVLFNLAEVLFLIESIAGESPRILASGGFLQSKDWTQLAVDIFGKTFIIPEDAESSCLGAVLLVAGSERKINQSNKVEPNAENKAAYQRLMKKYYWYSQKLYSLHIEQQKMEANFSANS; this is translated from the coding sequence ATGAGTTATAGAATTGGCGTGGATATTGGCACAACTAGCTTGAAAGCGGTGTTGTATGATGACCAAGTACGAGTTGTTGATGCAGCAAGCGCTTCGTATAAAACGTGTTACCCTGAACCGGGGAGAGCAGAACAAGATCCAAAAGATATTTTTCAAGCATTTCAACAAGCAATTTTAGAAATTGTTTCAAAAAAACCGCGCGTGAAAATTTCGGAATTAATGTTTTCCAGTGCGATGCATAGTATAATCGCCGTCAGTAAAGACGGAAGTCCGCTTACAAATTGTATTCTTTGGTCGGATAATCGTGCCGTTAATCATATAGAAAATTTTAAAAAAGAAGAAAACTGGCGAGAGTTTTATCAAAAAACAGGTACGCCCATTCATTCAATGAGCCCGTTTGCTAAATTATTATGGATGAAACAAGAAACGAACTTACTGGCAGATACTTATAAATTTATCGGAATAAAAGAATATTTGTTTTGGCGAATATGCGAGACTTATGTAGTGGATTATTCCATTGCATCTGCGACTGGGCTGTTTGATTTAGAAAATTTAACATGGGATAAAGAAATATTGCAATTTCTATCGCTTCACAAGAACCAATTATCCAAACCAGTATCCGTAACAGCTGATTTTTCTTTTAAAGATAAAGAGACTGCTGAGTCATTTGGACTAACGGAAGAAACGAAATTAATTGTGGGTGCAAGTGATGGTTGTTTAGCGAACTTGGGAAGTGGGGCAGTCAACCAAGGAGATGCAGCACTTACTATCGGAACAAGCGGTGCAATTCGGATGACAGTAGATAAACCGCTATTAGATAGAGATGGAAGAACTTTTTGTTATTATTTGTCGGAAGGAAAGTGGGTAATTGGCGGAGCAGTAAATAATGGTGGAAATGTCATTCAGTGGTTAAATTCACTATTATTTATGGAAGAAAATCGTTTGTTTTCTGAGTTGCCTCAAATAATCCGTGAAACAAAAGCTGGTTCGAATGGATTATTATTTTTCCCCTATTTAAATGGGGAAAGAGCGCCTTTTTGGGATGGGAAAATGCTGGGGAGTTACCAGGGATTAGGAATTTACCATAAGAAAGCAGATATAGTTCGTGCAACGATAGAAGGAGTTCTTTTCAATTTAGCAGAAGTCTTGTTTTTAATAGAGAGCATCGCAGGAGAAAGTCCACGGATTCTTGCTTCAGGTGGATTTCTACAATCAAAAGATTGGACACAACTTGCAGTGGATATTTTTGGAAAAACATTTATTATTCCGGAGGATGCTGAAAGCAGCTGCTTAGGAGCTGTTTTACTAGTTGCTGGTTCTGAGCGTAAAATCAACCAATCGAATAAAGTAGAACCGAACGCAGAAAATAAAGCTGCCTATCAAAGGCTAATGAAAAAATACTATTGGTATAGTCAAAAACTTTATTCTTTGCATATCGAACAACAAAAAATGGAAGCTAATTTTTCTGCCAATTCCTAA
- a CDS encoding lactate/malate family dehydrogenase produces the protein MHKNKLVVVGAGHVGSQVITSCNYLNLFSEITIIDKEETVARGEALDHRHALPAFYRGNTSITKGSYEDCADADIIVIAVAVDELLTEDGKMPPRSAWGKQNAKQIREVMAGITRYTNDAIVIIITNPVDSITYIAENEYHYPKGKIFGTGTALDTFRLRKIIADNYKLDSRLVSGFVIGEHGTTAFPLFSTVNIAGIPFSQADEILSVENRLSTDFLTKEVVQTANDVFVWKGWTNTAIAEVTASIVQSIALDEKMVYPVTATIDGLYGYNGEVAFSTPSVIGSKGLEQQIELPLTKDERKLLETSVSDITLAIQAYQ, from the coding sequence ATGCACAAGAATAAATTAGTTGTCGTTGGTGCAGGCCATGTTGGCTCACAAGTGATTACAAGCTGTAACTATTTAAATCTTTTTTCAGAAATAACAATTATTGATAAAGAAGAAACCGTCGCGCGAGGAGAGGCTTTGGATCATCGTCATGCCCTTCCAGCTTTTTATCGTGGAAATACTTCCATTACAAAAGGATCTTATGAAGATTGCGCTGATGCAGATATTATCGTCATTGCTGTTGCTGTGGATGAATTATTGACGGAAGATGGAAAGATGCCTCCAAGGTCTGCCTGGGGTAAACAAAATGCAAAACAAATTCGAGAAGTAATGGCTGGAATTACTCGTTATACAAACGATGCTATTGTTATCATTATTACGAATCCTGTAGATTCAATTACTTATATTGCAGAAAATGAATATCATTATCCTAAAGGAAAGATTTTCGGAACAGGAACAGCTTTGGATACATTCCGTTTAAGAAAAATAATTGCAGATAACTACAAATTGGACAGCCGCCTTGTGAGCGGTTTTGTAATAGGCGAACATGGAACAACTGCCTTTCCACTTTTTTCTACTGTCAATATTGCCGGCATTCCTTTTAGTCAGGCTGACGAAATCCTCTCAGTAGAAAACCGTTTGTCCACTGATTTCTTAACTAAAGAAGTTGTCCAAACAGCGAACGACGTTTTCGTTTGGAAAGGATGGACAAACACCGCAATTGCTGAAGTCACAGCTTCAATCGTTCAATCAATCGCATTGGACGAAAAAATGGTTTATCCCGTCACTGCGACAATCGATGGATTATATGGCTATAACGGCGAAGTCGCCTTCAGCACTCCTTCGGTCATTGGCAGCAAAGGGCTAGAACAGCAAATTGAACTCCCGTTAACTAAAGATGAGAGAAAATTGCTTGAGACATCTGTTTCCGATATAACGCTGGCCATTCAAGCATATCAGTAA
- a CDS encoding MarR family winged helix-turn-helix transcriptional regulator, whose product MKGNQFKLDQQLCFSAYNLSKQFTKFYRPVLDPYSLSYPQYIALLALWEKDHISIQELGNKLGLDSGTLTPMLKRMESAGYITRVRNPEDERKVMINLTNHANEIKDELLRKVSSCLDLLNFDETGYFSLLEKLSEINETIGGINND is encoded by the coding sequence ATGAAAGGAAACCAATTTAAGCTAGATCAACAGTTATGTTTTTCAGCTTATAATTTATCAAAGCAATTTACTAAATTTTATCGGCCGGTACTAGATCCATATTCTTTATCCTATCCGCAATATATTGCACTTCTAGCACTTTGGGAGAAAGACCATATCAGCATCCAAGAACTAGGAAATAAACTAGGACTAGACAGTGGTACGCTCACTCCTATGTTAAAAAGAATGGAATCAGCTGGATATATCACCAGAGTTCGTAATCCGGAAGACGAACGAAAAGTGATGATAAATTTAACCAATCATGCCAATGAAATAAAAGACGAATTGCTTAGAAAAGTTTCTTCTTGTTTGGATCTTTTAAATTTTGATGAAACTGGGTATTTTAGTCTATTGGAAAAATTGTCTGAAATTAATGAAACTATAGGAGGAATAAATAATGACTGA
- a CDS encoding organic hydroperoxide resistance protein → MTESKALYTTTAINTGGRDGESHLKDGSYSVKITTPKKLGGSDEGQNPEQLFALGYSACYNGALELKMKESDVSGKTRVTADVTLNSDPTDNGFKISVVLTVAVEGQSLETAKELADKAHAFCPYSKATRDNIVVDIEVEEY, encoded by the coding sequence ATGACTGAATCAAAAGCTTTATATACAACAACAGCAATCAACACTGGTGGCCGTGATGGAGAAAGCCATTTAAAAGATGGAAGTTATTCTGTTAAAATTACTACTCCCAAAAAATTAGGTGGTTCTGATGAAGGACAAAATCCTGAACAATTATTCGCTTTAGGATACAGCGCATGCTATAACGGTGCACTTGAACTGAAAATGAAAGAATCAGATGTTTCTGGTAAAACTCGTGTTACCGCAGACGTTACATTGAATTCAGACCCAACAGACAATGGTTTTAAAATTTCTGTCGTATTGACAGTAGCAGTAGAGGGACAATCATTGGAAACTGCAAAGGAATTAGCAGATAAAGCCCATGCTTTCTGCCCTTACTCAAAAGCAACTCGTGATAATATCGTTGTTGATATTGAAGTAGAAGAATATTAA
- the phnE gene encoding phosphonate ABC transporter, permease protein PhnE, whose product MNQSQRVEEQFALEPSNRFYKISLFVIVLFLIFWSATSVNFNGIEESSLQVAQSIINGILHPDLEFLFNFSNSGVLYLLFETICIAFLGTIVGAVLAIPFAFLSSYKLMPKPVAYVGRLLTMAVRTIPSLVYGLMFIRVSGPGPFTGVLTMSFISIGMVTKLYIDAIENLDTDILESMTSMGLTKFEQIYYGILPQLFSYFLSIVIYRFDMNLRDASVLGLVGAGGIGAPLIFAMNSYRWNEVGSILIGLVILVLIIEFFSNKIRDRLVKG is encoded by the coding sequence GTGAATCAATCACAAAGAGTTGAAGAACAGTTCGCTTTAGAACCAAGTAATCGTTTCTATAAGATAAGTTTATTTGTAATTGTTTTGTTCTTGATTTTCTGGTCTGCAACGTCCGTTAATTTTAACGGAATAGAAGAATCAAGTTTACAAGTTGCTCAAAGTATTATAAATGGTATCTTGCACCCAGATTTAGAATTTTTATTTAATTTTTCGAATTCAGGAGTCTTGTATCTCTTGTTTGAAACAATTTGTATCGCTTTTTTAGGTACAATTGTTGGGGCTGTTTTGGCAATACCATTTGCCTTTTTATCTTCTTATAAATTAATGCCAAAACCAGTCGCATACGTAGGGCGCTTATTAACAATGGCAGTCCGAACAATTCCATCCCTTGTCTATGGATTGATGTTCATACGAGTTTCTGGTCCAGGCCCATTTACAGGTGTTTTAACGATGTCTTTTATTTCAATTGGCATGGTTACCAAATTGTATATCGATGCTATTGAAAATTTAGATACTGATATTTTGGAATCAATGACGTCAATGGGATTAACAAAGTTTGAACAAATTTATTATGGAATTTTACCGCAATTATTTTCTTACTTCTTGTCGATTGTGATTTATCGCTTTGACATGAATCTGCGGGATGCTTCTGTATTAGGTTTGGTAGGAGCAGGGGGGATCGGAGCACCATTAATCTTCGCAATGAACTCCTATCGATGGAATGAAGTGGGATCAATCTTGATTGGGCTTGTGATCTTAGTATTAATTATAGAATTTTTCTCAAATAAAATTCGAGACCGTCTTGTAAAAGGATAA
- the phnE gene encoding phosphonate ABC transporter, permease protein PhnE gives MQLFNKIFPPKELELANGKKIAKPRSVTPLVLLLILIFSYYSIQITGFNFTTLMKRGNQFWVILNDMFPPNWHYLSNIWKPLFDTIKMSLFGSALGAIVALPVAILASQNIMNNYILTSIFKFLLSVLRTLPTLVSALVATYIFGLGTMAGTVAIFLFSLSYVGKLLYEQIESVDMGAFEAMESIGFTKFYAFRYAVLPEVLPSYLSTSLFNFEGNVRYASILGYVGAGGIGMSLNEKLGWRDYPSVGMILIALLVTVYIIETISEYFRKKLN, from the coding sequence ATGCAGCTGTTCAATAAAATATTTCCACCAAAAGAATTAGAATTAGCAAATGGTAAAAAAATAGCGAAACCGCGTTCAGTAACGCCGCTTGTCCTCCTATTGATTCTTATTTTCAGTTATTACTCGATTCAAATAACTGGTTTTAATTTCACTACCTTAATGAAACGCGGGAATCAGTTTTGGGTCATTCTAAATGATATGTTCCCGCCAAACTGGCATTATTTAAGTAATATTTGGAAGCCACTATTTGATACGATTAAAATGTCTTTATTTGGATCTGCTTTAGGAGCGATTGTTGCTTTACCTGTTGCCATTTTGGCATCACAGAATATTATGAATAATTATATTCTTACTTCTATTTTTAAATTCTTGCTAAGCGTCCTCAGAACATTGCCGACGCTCGTATCTGCCCTTGTTGCAACTTACATTTTTGGCCTTGGAACGATGGCCGGCACGGTGGCTATTTTCTTATTTTCTTTATCCTATGTAGGAAAACTACTCTACGAGCAAATCGAATCAGTTGACATGGGTGCTTTTGAAGCGATGGAATCAATTGGTTTTACGAAGTTCTATGCTTTCCGTTATGCTGTTCTTCCTGAAGTATTACCTTCCTATTTATCTACCAGTTTATTTAACTTTGAAGGGAATGTTCGTTATGCATCGATTCTTGGATACGTTGGTGCTGGTGGGATTGGAATGAGTCTGAACGAAAAGCTTGGTTGGAGAGATTACCCAAGCGTCGGAATGATTCTCATTGCATTGCTTGTTACGGTGTATATCATTGAAACCATCAGTGAATACTTCCGTAAAAAATTAAATTAG
- the phnC gene encoding phosphonate ABC transporter ATP-binding protein encodes MIEFDKVSKIYPNGMKALTDVSVKIEQGEFVAIIGLSGSGKSTFIRCINKMHDIEAGKLTVNGIDISKLKGKEVRSFRRNIGMIFQSFNLVKRISVIRNVLTAFVPDLPDWRKFLGIFPNENKIQALEALDNVHILDKAYTRVDQLSGGQQQRVALARALAQNPQIILADEPVASLDPVTSKQVMRDFKDINQKNKITILINIHDVDLALEYCDRVIGINKGKIVYDGKSSDITQDILDRIYDNPSSSAEVGSESHAAVQ; translated from the coding sequence ATGATTGAATTTGATAAGGTCAGTAAAATATATCCAAATGGCATGAAAGCATTGACAGATGTTTCGGTTAAGATCGAACAAGGTGAATTTGTAGCGATTATCGGCTTATCAGGATCTGGGAAATCCACTTTTATTCGTTGTATTAATAAAATGCATGATATTGAAGCGGGAAAACTTACCGTTAATGGTATTGATATTTCTAAATTAAAAGGCAAAGAAGTTCGTTCTTTTAGAAGAAATATCGGTATGATTTTCCAGTCATTTAATCTTGTTAAGAGAATCAGTGTGATTCGCAATGTTCTAACCGCTTTTGTACCTGACCTGCCGGATTGGCGTAAATTTTTGGGGATATTTCCAAATGAGAATAAAATTCAAGCTCTAGAAGCGCTTGATAATGTTCATATACTTGATAAAGCTTATACAAGAGTAGACCAGCTTTCAGGAGGACAGCAACAGCGTGTTGCTTTGGCACGGGCATTAGCACAAAATCCGCAAATTATTTTGGCAGATGAGCCGGTCGCTTCATTAGACCCTGTTACCTCCAAACAAGTTATGAGGGATTTTAAAGATATCAATCAAAAAAATAAAATTACCATTTTAATTAATATCCACGATGTTGACCTTGCTTTGGAATACTGTGATCGTGTAATCGGAATCAATAAAGGAAAAATTGTTTATGATGGTAAATCATCTGACATTACCCAAGATATTTTAGATCGTATTTATGATAATCCTTCTAGTTCTGCTGAAGTAGGGAGTGAAAGTCATGCAGCTGTTCAATAA
- a CDS encoding phosphate/phosphite/phosphonate ABC transporter substrate-binding protein, which translates to MNKFGKTVLATLSAAMLFGCGNEGSESGNTESGAANTTETGNKEIDKLTVGFVPSRDPEEIVTATEPLKEMLQSELADLGYDIGEVDITVGTNYEAVGEGLSAGTIDIGLIPGGTYVLYDDGAEVILTATRDGLSNDSDNPKDWNENEPTEPTADQAVSYRAIIIAGPTEKGKELAAKVNSGEELTWEDLDSATWSVMSSSSPAGYIYPALWLDEKFGKTITDLSQAVISDSYGSAFARLASGQVDVLVTFADARRDYEEPWTTEYGMTNSIWEDTDLIGVTPAIYNDTVSVSRTSENMNDDLKAAIQEAFINIGNTEEGKEVIAIYSHNGYQKATDEDYENERKAQALVQTLWAE; encoded by the coding sequence ATGAATAAATTTGGAAAAACAGTACTAGCAACTCTATCAGCAGCCATGTTATTTGGTTGTGGAAATGAGGGAAGCGAATCAGGCAACACAGAAAGCGGAGCAGCAAATACTACTGAGACTGGTAATAAAGAAATAGATAAATTAACAGTTGGTTTTGTTCCCTCTCGGGATCCAGAAGAGATTGTAACAGCTACAGAACCGCTAAAGGAAATGTTGCAAAGTGAATTAGCTGATCTTGGCTACGATATTGGTGAAGTTGATATTACTGTTGGAACCAACTATGAAGCTGTTGGGGAAGGTCTATCTGCTGGAACAATCGATATTGGATTAATTCCAGGAGGAACATATGTACTGTATGATGATGGTGCCGAAGTTATTTTAACGGCAACTCGTGATGGACTATCAAATGATTCAGATAATCCGAAAGATTGGAATGAAAATGAACCAACAGAACCTACTGCAGATCAAGCAGTTTCTTACCGTGCAATTATTATCGCAGGTCCAACAGAAAAAGGAAAAGAACTAGCTGCTAAAGTGAATAGTGGAGAAGAACTGACTTGGGAAGATTTGGATAGCGCGACTTGGAGCGTTATGTCATCCTCATCTCCAGCTGGATATATTTACCCAGCATTATGGTTAGATGAAAAATTTGGTAAAACAATCACTGATTTATCTCAAGCCGTTATTTCTGACTCATATGGTTCTGCATTTGCGCGTTTAGCTTCTGGTCAAGTAGATGTATTAGTTACATTTGCGGACGCAAGAAGAGACTATGAAGAACCATGGACGACTGAATACGGTATGACAAATTCAATTTGGGAAGATACTGATTTAATTGGGGTAACACCAGCAATTTACAATGATACCGTTAGTGTAAGCAGAACTTCTGAAAATATGAACGATGATTTAAAAGCTGCGATTCAAGAAGCATTTATCAACATTGGGAATACAGAGGAAGGCAAAGAAGTAATTGCAATCTATTCTCATAATGGTTACCAAAAAGCAACAGACGAAGATTATGAAAATGAAAGAAAAGCACAAGCTTTAGTACAAACTTTGTGGGCTGAGTAA
- a CDS encoding bifunctional metallophosphatase/5'-nucleotidase: MNKFKIICTTDIHGTIYPVDFSSNQTVDFGLSRFATYLEEQRAENEVLLIDNGDVNQGSPFVTFANKNEPMNIMAKALNKLQYDFVNIGNHDFNFGSDFFIKYINELEGTSIVTNVLYNGKTIGQSQVVTLPEYDVKIGIVGVVTDYISNWEKPANLTGLTILSVMETLKKEVASLKEKVDKIVVCYHGGLERNPETGEPTETLTGENVGYEIVTKIPGIDLLLSGHQHRSIVTHIGDTLVLQAANNVREVMEVTYDAGVFTGKLVPMHEYSSDQTFLESFSDVYNQTQHWLDEKIGPGAEGLSVSDIIEVQKEPNTFTRMINQAQLAFSDADISSTSLYDSTIGFAEEITYRQLAANFPFPNTLVLMEITGAILKEYLEWNANYWTLENDEIVVNPTYLEPKRQIYNYDIFEGIEYTINVQKPSGERIEDLTFEKKIVQDHDVFRIVINNYRASGGGDFHMLKKGTILKEYSEEIIDVMYDFLKNTDLTDLNKQQTANTMLTK; encoded by the coding sequence ATGAATAAATTTAAAATTATTTGTACAACCGATATACATGGAACCATTTATCCTGTTGATTTTTCATCCAATCAGACAGTAGATTTTGGATTATCGCGTTTTGCAACGTATTTGGAAGAGCAGAGAGCAGAAAATGAAGTTCTTTTGATTGATAATGGAGACGTAAATCAAGGAAGTCCCTTCGTTACTTTTGCAAATAAAAACGAACCTATGAATATCATGGCAAAAGCATTGAACAAGCTCCAATATGATTTTGTGAATATTGGAAATCATGACTTTAATTTTGGCAGTGATTTTTTTATAAAGTATATAAATGAATTAGAAGGAACATCAATTGTAACAAATGTATTGTATAACGGAAAAACAATTGGTCAATCACAAGTTGTGACGCTACCAGAATATGATGTAAAAATTGGAATTGTGGGCGTCGTGACAGATTACATTTCTAACTGGGAAAAACCAGCTAATTTAACCGGTTTGACCATTTTGTCGGTTATGGAAACATTGAAGAAAGAAGTAGCTTCTTTGAAAGAAAAAGTTGATAAGATTGTTGTTTGTTATCATGGCGGTCTTGAAAGAAATCCTGAAACAGGAGAACCCACGGAAACATTAACGGGGGAAAATGTCGGCTATGAAATTGTAACAAAAATCCCCGGGATTGATCTACTTCTTTCTGGACATCAACATCGAAGTATCGTGACTCATATTGGCGACACCTTGGTGCTTCAAGCGGCAAATAATGTAAGAGAAGTCATGGAAGTCACCTATGATGCGGGGGTTTTTACTGGTAAATTAGTCCCCATGCATGAATACTCAAGTGACCAAACGTTTTTAGAATCATTTTCAGATGTATACAATCAGACTCAACATTGGTTGGATGAAAAGATTGGGCCGGGAGCAGAAGGATTATCTGTATCTGATATTATTGAAGTGCAAAAAGAACCGAATACATTTACACGCATGATTAATCAAGCACAACTAGCTTTTAGTGATGCAGATATTTCTTCCACCTCTTTATATGATTCTACAATTGGCTTTGCTGAAGAAATAACGTATCGTCAATTAGCAGCCAACTTTCCTTTCCCAAATACGCTCGTCTTAATGGAAATTACAGGAGCAATTTTGAAAGAGTATTTGGAATGGAATGCGAATTACTGGACGTTGGAGAATGATGAGATTGTTGTAAATCCGACTTACTTAGAACCAAAAAGACAGATTTATAATTATGATATTTTTGAAGGTATTGAATATACAATTAATGTTCAGAAGCCTTCAGGAGAGCGGATTGAAGATCTCACCTTTGAGAAAAAAATCGTTCAAGATCATGATGTTTTCCGAATCGTCATCAATAATTATCGTGCTTCAGGTGGAGGAGATTTTCATATGCTGAAGAAGGGAACTATTTTGAAAGAATATTCTGAAGAGATTATTGACGTCATGTATGATTTTCTAAAAAACACAGATTTAACGGATTTGAATAAGCAACAAACAGCCAACACAATGTTGACTAAATAG
- a CDS encoding ABC transporter permease, translating to MIRNIMMSTLLSLRAHKLRVFLTMVGIIIGIASVVTISALGEGVRHESMQLADTTEANVITIQHMMNMTDDSGMSYVEDTFSFNKADMRRLSRVEGVQSVTPNYGSYGMAGDTIDMNIDYFGAQAYTMATPHKKESPILYGRDLRNDDANKDVIVLSHDVIDYGISVEDPETLVGQAVNINGYMFEVIGIKEPYVWEDEIISTSSYSWEDAMTSVVPQAAYNNLTRSKAIQSLKVKVADGYNRELVSMELMNNLMESYPEDEGTFEEDRSNEQMMEEVNNYINGIMTFLIAITAISLFVGGIGVMNIMYVSVTERKREIGIRRAIGAKPRMILLQFLLEAAFITFLGGMIGLLLGYGIATLIGMIISLPVYLTPTIMILSTSVSIGTGLIFGIIPALSASKMDPIKAIYQ from the coding sequence ATGATCCGCAATATTATGATGAGCACCCTTTTAAGTTTAAGAGCCCACAAGTTAAGAGTATTTTTGACCATGGTGGGAATTATTATCGGTATTGCTTCTGTTGTTACGATTTCAGCGCTTGGAGAAGGTGTAAGACATGAGAGCATGCAGTTAGCCGATACAACTGAAGCAAATGTTATCACCATTCAACATATGATGAATATGACGGATGATAGCGGAATGTCCTATGTAGAAGATACTTTTTCTTTTAATAAAGCGGATATGCGAAGATTATCTCGTGTGGAAGGTGTTCAATCCGTCACTCCTAATTACGGTTCTTATGGAATGGCCGGAGATACGATCGATATGAACATTGACTATTTTGGAGCACAAGCGTACACGATGGCAACGCCGCATAAAAAAGAGAGTCCTATTTTATATGGACGAGATTTGAGAAACGATGATGCGAATAAAGATGTAATCGTGTTATCTCATGATGTAATTGATTATGGCATATCGGTAGAAGATCCGGAGACGTTGGTGGGGCAAGCTGTGAATATTAATGGCTATATGTTTGAAGTGATTGGAATAAAAGAGCCATACGTATGGGAAGATGAGATAATCAGCACAAGCAGCTATAGCTGGGAAGATGCAATGACAAGCGTTGTACCACAAGCAGCTTACAATAACTTAACTCGTTCCAAAGCAATTCAATCTTTAAAAGTTAAAGTTGCTGATGGATATAATCGGGAATTAGTCTCAATGGAACTAATGAATAACTTAATGGAATCCTATCCAGAAGATGAAGGAACATTTGAAGAAGATCGCAGTAATGAACAAATGATGGAAGAAGTGAATAATTACATTAATGGAATCATGACATTTTTAATTGCTATTACCGCTATTTCTTTGTTTGTCGGCGGCATTGGGGTAATGAACATTATGTATGTATCCGTTACTGAAAGGAAACGCGAAATTGGAATACGTCGTGCAATTGGCGCGAAACCAAGAATGATTCTCCTACAATTTTTACTAGAAGCTGCATTTATTACTTTCCTAGGCGGTATGATTGGTCTCTTACTAGGCTATGGAATTGCAACTTTAATTGGAATGATCATTAGTTTGCCAGTTTACCTCACACCTACCATTATGATACTATCTACATCTGTTTCAATTGGGACGGGATTGATTTTTGGAATTATCCCAGCTCTCAGCGCATCAAAAATGGATCCAATTAAGGCGATTTATCAATAA
- a CDS encoding ABC transporter ATP-binding protein, translated as MHTPERKKIVELIDVSKTFGSNDLKNTVLNNVNLTIYEGDFLMVLGKSGSGKTTLMNIIGFLDRISSGSYSFLGEDVSKLNENKKSEIRNHHFGFIFQQFFLINSLNVMQNVELPLIYASKTNKRERKEAAEKYLDLVGIPEKLTSKTKELSGGQQQRVAIARALVNEPILIMADEPTGALDSETGIGVMELLKELNSHGKTIVMVTHDEDLLKYATRVIRMQDGSFMEEGALV; from the coding sequence GTGCACACACCCGAACGGAAGAAAATAGTGGAACTAATCGATGTATCAAAAACTTTTGGCAGTAATGACTTAAAAAATACCGTTTTAAACAACGTAAACTTGACGATTTACGAAGGTGATTTTTTGATGGTTTTGGGGAAATCTGGTAGTGGGAAAACAACGCTCATGAATATTATTGGTTTTCTCGACCGGATTTCATCAGGCAGTTACTCTTTTTTGGGAGAGGACGTTTCCAAGTTAAATGAAAATAAAAAATCAGAAATAAGAAATCATCATTTTGGTTTTATTTTTCAACAATTTTTCTTGATTAATTCTTTGAATGTTATGCAGAATGTGGAGTTGCCCCTTATTTATGCAAGTAAAACAAATAAGCGTGAACGGAAGGAAGCGGCTGAAAAATACTTGGATTTAGTAGGGATTCCTGAGAAGTTAACTTCGAAAACAAAAGAACTGTCTGGTGGACAGCAGCAACGTGTTGCGATTGCTCGAGCACTTGTTAATGAACCGATTTTGATTATGGCGGATGAGCCTACTGGCGCGCTTGATTCAGAAACAGGAATTGGTGTAATGGAGCTGCTGAAAGAATTGAACAGTCATGGAAAAACAATTGTGATGGTAACCCATGATGAAGATTTATTAAAATATGCAACACGAGTGATTCGGATGCAAGATGGTAGCTTTATGGAAGAAGGTGCTTTGGTATGA